DNA sequence from the Deinococcus multiflagellatus genome:
GTACAGCGCCGTGACGAGCACGATCCCGCCGATGTACGCCCCGGGCCGCGCCATGCCGGGCGTGCTGGCGGCCAGCTTGGCGCGGTAGGCCAGTTCGTCCACCAGCCACAGCAGCAGCACGCTGAACATCACCCCGGCGGTCAGGGCGATCACGGTCAGGTACAGGCGCGACTCGGGGTTGAACAGCAGGTTGATGGACACGCCGCTGATCAGACCCACGAAGAACTTACTGAACACCGCAAAGCCGTTGAACACGCGCTTGGAGGCACTCTTCTGTTCCGGGGGCCGCACAGCGTGGCCCTCGGCGGCCAGCCCGGTCACCGCCTGCTGGGTGTAAAAGTCCTCGGCGGTGGCGGTGTCGGGCCGGACCCCGGCGCGGCTGAGGGCCTCGAAGCGTTCGGCGCGCGCCTGCTCAATGGCGGCGGTGGCCTGCTCGTAGGCGCGCTCCACGCCGCTGCTGGCGGCATTCATGAACGCGAGGTGCTCCTGTTGCCGCGCCCAGCTGGTGCGCACGCCCACCCCGGTTTCGGCCAGCACCCGGTTGAGGGTGGTGCGGGCCAACTCGAAGTTCACCCGGTACTGCTCCACGTTCAGGGCCAGCAGCCGCGCCCGCGAATTCAGCGCGGCGCGCGAGGCGTCATCGGGCACCAGTTGCAGTTCGCCGCGCAGGTCTGCCAGCAGGTCGCTGAAGTGCGAAGGCGTCAGCACCGGCATGAAGCCCTCGGCGGCCAGGGGCTCGGGGCGGGGCAGGGCAGGTTCGTAGGTGCGGGGGTCGAACTCGCCCGGGTCACTGGGGGCCGGCGGGGGTGGGGCCGCCGCTTCGGCCGGGGGCGGCGCCGGGGCCTCCTCGGCAAATTCCAGATTCACGTCGCCCAGGTCGGGCCCGCTGAGGGTCACGCGCGACAGGGGGCGCATCTCTGGGGGCAGGGGGTGGTCATCCGGGTGGCGGCTCATCGCCGGGCCCCCTTCACCACGTTGGCAAAGGTGGGGTACACGTTCGAGAGGTCGTAGGCGCCCGCCAGCAGCAGCCGCTTGTCCCGCGCCGCATTCCCCAGCGCCTTCACGAACGCGTCGCGGATAGAAGCCCCGCCCGCGCCCGGCTCGGGGCTGAGGCCCGCCACAAACAGGGCGCGGGTTTCGGTCCGCTTCAGCAGTCCGCTGACCGTGCTGCCCAAGGCGGCGCGCTTCGGATCGTCCAGCAGGGCGCCGTCGGTGAACAGCACCACCACGTCGCCCACCCCGGCCGTTTGGCTCCCGCGCTTGGCAGCCTGGGCCAGCCCGGCGGTGATGGCGCTGCCCTTGCCGGTGCAGGGCTTGGTGAGCGCCCCCGTGTACCGCAGGATGTCCGCGCGGGCCATGCGGGCACCGTTTCTAGAATTGAACTGGAAATCGGCCACCGTCTGCACCCCGTCGCAGATGCGCAGCAGGGTCAGGGTATCGCCCGAGCGCAGCTGGTTGAGCAGCACGCTCTGCGAGAGCAGCCGCGCCTGATCGGCGTACTTGTAGGCGGGGTTCTTGGAACTGCCCGTCATGTCCACCGCCACGGTCAGGTGCAGCGGCGGCGTGGAGAGGCCCAGCAGATTAGAAGCACTGGCGGGCGCGGGCAGAAGCAGGGGGAGCAGGGCAAGTGGCAACATGGTCAACCTCGAAAAAGGGCGCTCAGGGCGCGCCCGGGGGCGCGGGATTGCGGGGCTTGAGGCCAGCGAGCGGCACAGCGGCGCCGCCCACCCGGGTGATGCCGGGCGGCGGACTCAGTGACTGGCGGTCGTGGGGAAGGTCGCGCAGCAGGGCCACCTCGCGGCAGGCGGTCTGCTGGCGGTACAGGGCCACGGGCACGCTGCGCTCGCCCGCTGGATCGCCCAGCCACACGGCCATGGCGTACTGCGGGGTCACGGCGGCGCACCACGTATCGTTCACGTCGTCGGTGGTGCCGCTCTTGGCGCCCAGAGGCACGGCGCGGCCCGTCAGGCGCTGGGCCAGCGTGGCGCGCAGAAACGGCACATGCGAGGCGCGGTCGTTCACGGCGCCGGTCAGCAGGTCAAAGGTCTCGTAGGCCACCACCTCGTCCCACAGCGGGGCGCACTCGGCGCGGGGCAGCGGAAGGGGCCGCCCGGCGCGGTCATAGGCTTCGGCCAGCAGGTGCGGCGGGCACAGCTGTCCGCCCCCGGCGAAGCTGGCGTAGGCGGCGGCCACGGTCAGCGGCGCGGCCCGGAAGGTGCCCAGGGCCGGGCTGGAGCGGTTTTCGGGGTCCGGGCGGTAGCCCAGGCCCAGCAGCAGCCGGCGCAGGCCGTCCTCGCGCGGGGTGCCCACCTGCACGGCCACGGTGTTCAGGGAGCGGGCGTTGGCCTCGCGCACTGTGACCGCGCGCTCCAGAAAGGCGCCGCTGCTATTGCGCACCGCCTGCCCGGCGTAACGGGTGGGCCGGTCCGGGAAGGTGCTCAGCTGGGTCAGGCCGTCGCCAAAGGCCTGCGCGTACAGCAGCGGCTTGACCGTGCTGGCCACCGGCCGCTGCGCCGAAACCGCCCATTGCCGCCCCGGGTCGCTGCTTTGCAGGCCGCCCGTGCTACTGGCCAGCGCCACAATGCCGCCGCCGCGCACGTCCACAATCGCGGCGCCCTCGGCCACACTGCCCTCGCGTGCGTCGCCGGTCAGGCGCGAGACCAGCGCGGCCTGGGCGCGGGCGTCCAGGGTGAGCACCACGCGGCCCACCCGGCGCGGGTCCAGACCCCCTAAGCGCAGTTCGCGCCGCACCAGCGCCTGCAGGGCCCAGGCGGGCTCGGGGGTCTGGTCGTAGGCGGGGTTGCGCCGGGCCGACACCACGCGCAGGTCCGAGCCGCCCCCCGCGTAGGTCACCTGCCACAGCCGGGGCTGCAGCGGCGTGCCTATGGCGGCGCGGTAGGCGTCCTCGCCAATCAGGCCGCGCCCGCGCAGGATGTTCAGGGTCAGCAGCTGCTGGCGGCGCATCCAACGGAAGCGGGCCGCTGCCGTTTCGGGCGGGGTGTCCTCGGCCACCAGGTAGCGGCCCGGCGCGGGCAGCAGGCCCACCAGAAAGGCACTCTGGGCCAGCGTGAGGTCTGCCGGTTCCACCCCGAACACCGCCTGCGAGGCGTCATAGATGCCCTTGCGCTGCCCAATGCCAATCCAGGGCAGGCTGTTCACACTCATGGCCAGCACCTCGCGCCGCCCGTAGCGCCACGTCACCAGCGGGGCCAGCACGAACTCGGTGGCCTTGCGCCGCAGGGTCAGCCCGGGGCCGCGCCGCCCGGTGTCGTAATCAAAGTGCCCGGCCAGCACGCTGTTTTTCAGCAGCTGCATGGTGATGGTGCTGCCGCCCGCGCCGGTCAGCAGGGCGCGCGGCAGCCGCCCCAGGTCCACGCCCGCGTGCGAGAAGAAGCGCACGTCCTCCTTGGCCACGTACGCCAGCAGGAAGGCGGGGGAGACGCCGCTCAGGGGCACGCTGAGGGACTCTCGGCACGGCACGGCGTTGGTCAGGTTGCCTTCCTGGCAGTGGTCAATGACGCCCAGGGGCTCGCCCCGGCGGTCCTGCACCTCAATGGGCTGCAGCTCGGAGCGCAGGTTCCACACCCGCCCCAGGGCCCCGGTGCTGATGGCCCCGCCCAGGCCCAGGGCCACCGTGCCCAGGGTGAGCACGCCCACCCCCGCCAGCCCGGCGCGCAGCAGGCGGCCCAGGGTCCAGGGCTCGGGGCGCCGCACAAAGGGCGTGCGCGGCCAGGGATTGCGCCAGCGGCGCCAGAGCGTGCGCATCACTCAGCGCACCACGTCCAGCACGCCCGCCGCCGCCGAGCGAAACTGCCAGTCGCGCGCCACCTGATTCCACAGCCCCGACAGGCCCACCAGCAGCACCAGCAGGGCGCCCAGCCCCGCCAGGGCCGTGACCGCGCCTGCCCAGGTGGACCCAGGGCGGGTCCCTAGTCGCCGGGCGGCGCGTTCGGGGCGTGGCCGGGGCACGGGCGGCAGCGGGCCAGAGGGCAGACCCGACGAATAGGGCCGGGGTTTGCGCACGAAACTCATGGCGGCAGCATAGAGGGACGGCATGAGGCCTGCATCCCACCTTGGGAGGAGTGGACGGGCGTTCAAGTGCCCAGCTCTGCGCTCGTGCTGACGGCCCGCTGCGCTGCCCCCGCCTACCCTGGGGCCCAGGAGGTGCCCCCCGTGGAGACCCAGCGAGCAGGTGCGCCCAGCCAGCCGGGCCGAGTGGCGGCGCCGGCTGGAGGCCCACCACGCCAGCGCGAAGGAGATCTGGCTGGTCACGGGCCGGACGGCGCGCGCCGTGTCGTACCTGGAGGCCGTGGAAGAGGCGCTGTGCTTTGGCTGGATTGACGGCATCGCCAAGCGCCTGGACGAGGCGCAACTGGCCCAGCGCTTTACCCCACGCCGCAAAGGCAGCCACTGGACCGAACTGAACAAGGCCCGCGCCCGCCGCCTGATTGATCAGGGCCGCATGACCGAAGCGGGCCGGGCCGCACTACCCGACCTGACCGTGCGCCCGGTGGAGCTGGCCCCGGACCTTCAGGCCGCGCTGGAAGCTGACCCCGTGGTGTGGCGGCACTATCAGGCGTTTTCCGAGCACTACCGCCGCATCCGCATTGGCTATATCGAGGAGATGCGGGGTCGGCCCGCCGAGTTTCAGAAGCGCCTGGGCCATTTTGTGGCGAAAACCCGGCAGAACAAGCCGTTTGGGGTGATGGAGTGATAAGGATTCCGATTAGTCAGTGAGGAAGGAACGAGTGAATCCGACCGGAAGGGCTCGCAGAGCGGCGCAGCAGAGCAGGAACAACGGGGAGGCGTGGACGCACCGAAGCGCAGGGGCGGTCACGGGTGATCTGGAATCCGTAGGAGGTCAGGCGCCTCACCATGACCACAATCTGGTCTCCTCATGCCCAGCGCGCCGACGCCCCTGAACGCTGGGCCCTAAACTCTGGGCCATGACGGCCCTTGCTTCCCTGCCCACCCGCGACGATCTGCGCGCCCAGTTTCCGCCCCTGGCGCGTGGCCGCGCCTACCTGGACAACGCGGCGGGCGGTCTGCTGCCCGCGCGGTCCATTGCCGCGGTCACCGAGCACCTCACCCGCTATGGGGCCACCAACGCCATGCCGGGGCACCAGCCGGGGCGCGAGATTCTGGCCCTGAAAACCCGCGCCCGCGAGGCCACGGCCCTGTTCCTGAACGCCGCCCCCGAGGACGTGGCCCTGGCCCAGAGCGCCACGGCCCTGACCTTCCGGCTGGCGGTGGCCCTGGCCCGGCTGTGGGGCCCCGGCGACGAGGTGATTCTCAGCGGCCTGGAGCACGAATCGAACGCCAGTCCCTGGCGCGAACTGCAGCGGGTGGGGGTGACCGTCAAGGTCTGGCACGCCCGGCAGCCCGACATGACCCTGCACCTGGACGACCTCGCGGCCCTGCTCTCGCCGCGCACCCGGCTGGTGGCGGTCACGGCCGCCAGCAACGCCCTGGGCGTGACCCCGGACCTGAGTGCCATCACCGCCCTGGCCCGCGCCGCCGGGGCCTGGATGATGGTGGACGCGGTGCACGCCGCCCCCCACGCCTTCCCCGACGTGCAGACGCTGGGTGCCGACTTCCTGACCTTTAGCCCCTACAAGGTGTGGGCGCCGCATCTGGGCGCGCTGTGGATTCGCCCCGAGCTGAGGGCCGCCCTGCCCTGGTCGCGCCTGGACTTTGTGCCAGCCGGCGACATCACGGGCCTGGAACACGGCACGCCGCAGTTCGAGCTGCTGGCCGGCTGGCTGGGCACCCTGGACTACCTGCGCGAGCTGGGCGGCCACGCCGAGCTGACCCGCGCCGCCCTGGACAGTGCCTCGGCGCGGATTCAGGCCCTGGAGGCCCCGGTGATGGCCCGGCTGCTGCGCGGCCTGCTGGCCCATGACCGCGTGACGGTTTACGGCCCCCAGGGGCTGGCGGGCCGCGTGGGCACCGTGGCCTTCCGCTTAAGCGGTGAAACCCCCGAACAGACCGCGTGGCGCCTCAGCGAACGTGGCGTGGACGTGGCCGCCGGGCACTTCTACGCCGTGCAGCCGCTGAAAGATCTGGACCTGTACCCCGAAGGCGTGGTGCGCGCCAGCATCGCCCACTACACCAGCGAGGCCGAGATTGAGCGCCTGCTGGCTGCGCTGGATTGAGAAGGGCTCTAACGATGGTGCGAACAGTTTCGGAATTCTGTGCGGAGCTGCTCGACAAACACGCTGTTTCACCCCTTCCCCTTTGTCGGACTTGAAAACGATTCGCACCATTATGTAGGGCGATTGGTCTGGCGTACCGGGAATGAAGCCCGGCATGGTTCTGAAATGAACGACGTCCGTCTGACACGAGGGAGAGCCGCCTTCTTACGCCGGGATTAGTCACTGGCGAGCTTCTCTGTCGCTCTGTTTCTCAGCGAAGTGCCGGCTGAGGAGCAGGGCTCTCAAATGTCCCCTCTGCAGTCGAAGGGGACATTTTTCCTGGCCCCGACTCAGCTACCCCTTTAAAAATGAACGTGTTCATTTTTGATCATGTTCACTAAAGGAGAGGCTATGCAACGTTGGGCGGGACGGCTGTTGATTGTGGTGGCGCTGGGCCACATGGTGCTGGCCCTGGGGAGCGTGCTGCCGGGGCTGCGAACACTGGCGCCGGACGGTCTGCTGGGCATGATCGGTGGGCCGTGGGGCCCGCCGCAGCCGGAGCGCCACGCCGCGTTCTGGAGTTCGCTGGGCAGCTTTGCGGGCGTGCAGGCGCTCTGGGGCCTGTGGGTGCTGGCCGCCGCCCGCGAGGGAAGACGGCCAGTGCCCGGCACGGGCCTGGGTGACGGTCTTGCAGCTCATCCTGGCGCCCATCAGCGGCTTCTGGCTGAATCTGGTGCCGGCACTCCTGCTGATGGCCGCTGAGGCCCGGGTCCGTGTGGCACCCCCAGAAGCCGCGTCATGACGTCCCCACGCCCCGACACCCCCAGCCGCCGCGAGCGCCACAAGCAGGACAAGCGCTCACGCATCCAGGCCGCCGCCCTGACCCTGTTCACCGCGCAGGGGTACGAGGCCACCACCATCCGGCAGATTGCCGCCGAGGCAGATGTGGCGGCCGGCACCGTCTTCCGCTACGCCACCGACAAGGCCGATCTGCTGCTGATGGTTTTCCATGACGTGATTGCCCATACCATCGAGGAGGCCCTCGCCCCGGAGCGGTTGACCGGGCCGCTGTCACAGGTGCTGCCCGGGCTGTTCGACCCCTTCTTCGCCTTTTACGAGGCGCGGCCGGCACTGGCCAGCGATTTTCTGCGGCTGGTGCTGTTTCATGACAGCCCCTGGCGCGTGCGCGAACTGGAACAGGGCCACGCCTTCGTGGCCCAGCTGGCCGCCCTGCTGCGGGCTCGCCAGCAGGCCGGCGAGGTGACCGCCGATCTGGACCCGCAGACCGCTGCCTTTGCCCTCTTTTCGCTGTATCAGGCGTGTCTGGTGGGGTGGCTGTCGGGCGGAGTCACGTTGGCGAACACCCGCGCGCAACTGGCGGCGCTGCTGGCCCTGCAGTGGCGTGCCCTGCAGGCCGGCGCGGTGGCCGGGGGCCCGGCATGACGGCCCCGGTGCTCATCGTAGGCGCGGGCATTGGCGGGCTGGCGCTGGCCCAGGCGCTGACCCGTCAGGGCGTGCCCGTGCGGGTCATCGAGAACGCAGCGGTCCTGCGGCCGGTGGGCGCGGGCCTGATTCTGGCCAGCAACGCACTGCGGGTGCTGGACCGGCTGGGACTGGGCGATGCCGTGCGCGCCGCCGGGCACCCGCTCAGCGGCGCCCAGCTGACCACTGATGCGGGGCGGCCACTGCAGACCCTGTCCTACACGGCGTCCGGCGGGGCGGTGGGGCTGCACCGCGCGGCGCTGCAGCGGGTGCTGGCCCAGGGGCTGGAGGGGCAACTGCTCCTGGGAACCACCCTGCGCGCGCTGCACCCGCAGCGGGCAGGCGTGGAGGTCACCCTCAGCGACGGCACGGTTCAGCGGTGCCGCGCCGTGGTCGGGGCCGACGGCCTGCACTCCTCGGTGCGGGCCCTGCTGTTCGGGGCCGTGGCGCCGCGCTACGCGGGTTATACCAGCTGGCGCTTTGTGGTGCCCCGCCCGGGCCCGGCCCAGGCCACCGAACTGTGGGGCCGGGGCTGCCGCCTGGGGCTGGTGCCGATTGGGCCAGACCAGACCTACGGTTACCTGACCGTCAACGCCCCGGAGCAGCCCCCCCAGGTCGCGAGGCCGCCCGGAACCATGGCCGAAGTGCTGGCCCACGCGGCGCCCTTCGGTGGCCCGGTCCCCGCCGTACTCGCGCGCCTTGTGCCCGGCGCCCCGGTCATCCGCACCGATATCCATGAAGTTCACCTCCGCCGCTGGGGCCAGGGCTGCGTCACGCTGCTGGGCGACGCGGCGCACGCCATGACCCCCAATCTGGGGCAGGGGGCGGCGATGGCGCTGGAAGACGCCTGGGTGCTGGGCCAACACTTGGCGGCCACCGCTGACGTGCCGGCGGCCCTGGCCCGCTCCGAGGCCCTGCGGCGGCCCCGGGTGGAGGCGGTGCAACGCCAGTCGCGGCGGGTGGGGCAGGCTGGGCAGCTGGAAGACGGCGCGCTGCGCGCCCTGCGGGATCTGGCCATGCGCCTCACCCCAGCGGCCGCCGCGCAGCGCGCCAGCCAGGGATTGTTCAGCGTCCATCTGGACGGCTGAGCGCAGACGGGAGAGAGGCCGCCCCCCCAGCCCTGGCGCCGGCCATTCAGGCCAGGGCGCGGTTCAGCTCGTCGCGGAAGCCCTGGGCCGCTGCCACACTCGCGGCCACCTCCAGTCCCCGGGCGTACTGCACCCCCCGGCTGGCACTCGCCAGCGCCCCGGTGCCGCCAGCATCGAAGGCCGGGGCCAGCCCTGCCGCGCCTGCCCCCTGCGCCCCCAACCCGGGCAGCAGCAGCAGCGCCCGGGGCAGCCGGGCCCGGAAGGCGGCCAGATCCTGCGGATGGGTGGCCCCCACCACCGCGCCCACGCTGGCGTATTCGCCGTCCTCCTGGGCGTTCAGGCGCGTCACTTCATCGGCCACGCGCTCGCTGACCCCGTGGCCCTGCAGGTCGGCCTGCCCGGGGTTGCTGGTTTTCACCAGCACGAACACCGCGCCGCCGTGGGCGCGGGCGGTCTCCACAAAGGGCGTCAGCGTTTCAAAGCCCAGGAAGGGATTGACCGTCAGCGCCGAGCCCGCGTGGTCCCCGCCCAGCCAGCCCTGGGCATAGGCCTGGGCGGTGGAGCCAATGTCGCCCCGTTTGCCGTCCAGCAGCACCGGCAGCCCCAGCGTGCGCGCGGCGGCGCAAACTTCCTGCAGCACCGCCAGCCCGGGCAGCCCCGCCGCCTCGTAAAAGGCCAGCTGCGGCTTGATGCACGCGGCGTAGGGCGCGGTGGCCTCCAGCACGTCCAGCGTGTGGGCGCGCAGGTGGTCCAGGTCCCGGTAGGCCTCCAGACGGGGGTCCAGGCCCACGCACAGGCGGGTGTCAAGGCGGCGGGTGCGGTCGGTCACGGCCTGCGCAAAGGTCATCGGGCCCGAGGCTAACATGGCCCCTGCCCAGAGGTGCGCTCCTTCCCGGGTCCATACAATGGACGTGGTCTGGCCCCACAGCTGGGACCGTCGCCTGCCGGGAGGTGCAAGGTGCCTGTCCGTGTTCGTTTGCTGCCCGCTGCGCTGTTTCTGGCGCTGTACCTCGCGCTGCAGGCCACTGCTCTGCTGTTTCAGGGCGCGCGCGGCCTCTCGGCGTGGTACCTGCCCGCCGGGCTGGTGCTGGCGTTC
Encoded proteins:
- a CDS encoding cysteine desulfurase-like protein yields the protein MTALASLPTRDDLRAQFPPLARGRAYLDNAAGGLLPARSIAAVTEHLTRYGATNAMPGHQPGREILALKTRAREATALFLNAAPEDVALAQSATALTFRLAVALARLWGPGDEVILSGLEHESNASPWRELQRVGVTVKVWHARQPDMTLHLDDLAALLSPRTRLVAVTAASNALGVTPDLSAITALARAAGAWMMVDAVHAAPHAFPDVQTLGADFLTFSPYKVWAPHLGALWIRPELRAALPWSRLDFVPAGDITGLEHGTPQFELLAGWLGTLDYLRELGGHAELTRAALDSASARIQALEAPVMARLLRGLLAHDRVTVYGPQGLAGRVGTVAFRLSGETPEQTAWRLSERGVDVAAGHFYAVQPLKDLDLYPEGVVRASIAHYTSEAEIERLLAALD
- a CDS encoding FAD-dependent monooxygenase codes for the protein MTAPVLIVGAGIGGLALAQALTRQGVPVRVIENAAVLRPVGAGLILASNALRVLDRLGLGDAVRAAGHPLSGAQLTTDAGRPLQTLSYTASGGAVGLHRAALQRVLAQGLEGQLLLGTTLRALHPQRAGVEVTLSDGTVQRCRAVVGADGLHSSVRALLFGAVAPRYAGYTSWRFVVPRPGPAQATELWGRGCRLGLVPIGPDQTYGYLTVNAPEQPPQVARPPGTMAEVLAHAAPFGGPVPAVLARLVPGAPVIRTDIHEVHLRRWGQGCVTLLGDAAHAMTPNLGQGAAMALEDAWVLGQHLAATADVPAALARSEALRRPRVEAVQRQSRRVGQAGQLEDGALRALRDLAMRLTPAAAAQRASQGLFSVHLDG
- a CDS encoding VWA domain-containing protein, whose product is MLPLALLPLLLPAPASASNLLGLSTPPLHLTVAVDMTGSSKNPAYKYADQARLLSQSVLLNQLRSGDTLTLLRICDGVQTVADFQFNSRNGARMARADILRYTGALTKPCTGKGSAITAGLAQAAKRGSQTAGVGDVVVLFTDGALLDDPKRAALGSTVSGLLKRTETRALFVAGLSPEPGAGGASIRDAFVKALGNAARDKRLLLAGAYDLSNVYPTFANVVKGARR
- a CDS encoding TetR/AcrR family transcriptional regulator, which translates into the protein MTSPRPDTPSRRERHKQDKRSRIQAAALTLFTAQGYEATTIRQIAAEADVAAGTVFRYATDKADLLLMVFHDVIAHTIEEALAPERLTGPLSQVLPGLFDPFFAFYEARPALASDFLRLVLFHDSPWRVRELEQGHAFVAQLAALLRARQQAGEVTADLDPQTAAFALFSLYQACLVGWLSGGVTLANTRAQLAALLALQWRALQAGAVAGGPA
- a CDS encoding YdeI/OmpD-associated family protein; protein product: MRPASRAEWRRRLEAHHASAKEIWLVTGRTARAVSYLEAVEEALCFGWIDGIAKRLDEAQLAQRFTPRRKGSHWTELNKARARRLIDQGRMTEAGRAALPDLTVRPVELAPDLQAALEADPVVWRHYQAFSEHYRRIRIGYIEEMRGRPAEFQKRLGHFVAKTRQNKPFGVME
- the pyrF gene encoding orotidine-5'-phosphate decarboxylase; the encoded protein is MTFAQAVTDRTRRLDTRLCVGLDPRLEAYRDLDHLRAHTLDVLEATAPYAACIKPQLAFYEAAGLPGLAVLQEVCAAARTLGLPVLLDGKRGDIGSTAQAYAQGWLGGDHAGSALTVNPFLGFETLTPFVETARAHGGAVFVLVKTSNPGQADLQGHGVSERVADEVTRLNAQEDGEYASVGAVVGATHPQDLAAFRARLPRALLLLPGLGAQGAGAAGLAPAFDAGGTGALASASRGVQYARGLEVAASVAAAQGFRDELNRALA
- a CDS encoding transglycosylase domain-containing protein, whose product is MRTLWRRWRNPWPRTPFVRRPEPWTLGRLLRAGLAGVGVLTLGTVALGLGGAISTGALGRVWNLRSELQPIEVQDRRGEPLGVIDHCQEGNLTNAVPCRESLSVPLSGVSPAFLLAYVAKEDVRFFSHAGVDLGRLPRALLTGAGGSTITMQLLKNSVLAGHFDYDTGRRGPGLTLRRKATEFVLAPLVTWRYGRREVLAMSVNSLPWIGIGQRKGIYDASQAVFGVEPADLTLAQSAFLVGLLPAPGRYLVAEDTPPETAAARFRWMRRQQLLTLNILRGRGLIGEDAYRAAIGTPLQPRLWQVTYAGGGSDLRVVSARRNPAYDQTPEPAWALQALVRRELRLGGLDPRRVGRVVLTLDARAQAALVSRLTGDAREGSVAEGAAIVDVRGGGIVALASSTGGLQSSDPGRQWAVSAQRPVASTVKPLLYAQAFGDGLTQLSTFPDRPTRYAGQAVRNSSGAFLERAVTVREANARSLNTVAVQVGTPREDGLRRLLLGLGYRPDPENRSSPALGTFRAAPLTVAAAYASFAGGGQLCPPHLLAEAYDRAGRPLPLPRAECAPLWDEVVAYETFDLLTGAVNDRASHVPFLRATLAQRLTGRAVPLGAKSGTTDDVNDTWCAAVTPQYAMAVWLGDPAGERSVPVALYRQQTACREVALLRDLPHDRQSLSPPPGITRVGGAAVPLAGLKPRNPAPPGAP
- a CDS encoding DUF6463 family protein encodes the protein MQRWAGRLLIVVALGHMVLALGSVLPGLRTLAPDGLLGMIGGPWGPPQPERHAAFWSSLGSFAGVQALWGLWVLAAAREGRRPVPGTGLGDGLAAHPGAHQRLLAESGAGTPADGR